A section of the Carassius carassius chromosome 17, fCarCar2.1, whole genome shotgun sequence genome encodes:
- the LOC132161099 gene encoding leucine-rich repeat-containing protein 15: MFLHICTTFILTFAFRNIILNGHSAATEMSRHMHLKVTLVYIFILVQLHWCCTEDICQPGDDCKNQDVYVKSQTAIPKKFKDGANEIFFVNSQIPVIPKGVFSKSPQLKKIEFLSTSTHSVEVGAFEGLPDITTIEISGTNLTSLPVGVFKDLNNLQKLVLKSNKIHSLENGLFDDLKKLRELYLHMNEISFIEEGTFDSLEKLSLLHLGKNNLSSVSTSLFSKLKGLTIFRLYGNQLTALPDGIFDNFPYLAEIALNDNQISLIQPNLFPHKSKLTKLSLDHNLLTELQQDLFVGFSSLKTLTLHNNQLISLPEILFGEMPKITELSLSHNNLTHLPTGVFGPLKKLKKLDLSSNQFSTISADFFEGLEKLTNLNLQNNNIESLKQEDFEKLKSLSSLKLGNNKLQSLPGDVFDALPKLSKLYLNKNPWQCDCNLLPFFEWMKNNDDKIKSKSPDVCESPKNLQNQSITSLTEQLICLTTSPTTTPLLTSTIPMTTLRTTTVSTMTPTTATQPTTTQTTTQVISTAPTTHLTTLILTTTGLPTSTATTTTPTTTTVPTTVSTTTLQPTTALLTTTVIPTTPTTTLQTTTTTTLTPSMTTTTPFLTTHSSFFCTGSPQPTFSTPTTTYKYSSCKELMIYYTTMLLVEICCTLVLARFSYTLYCSNEQMERLHIQVNLTHYSYTKYIDETESVAL; this comes from the exons ATGTTCCTTCACATTTGCACTACGTTCATCCTTACATTTGCTTTTAGGAACATCATTCTAAATGGTCATTCAGCTGCGACTGAGATGAGCAG gcatatgcatttaaaagttacaCTTGTATACATTTTCATACTTGTGCAGTTGCACTGGTGCTGCACTGAAGATATATGTCAACCAGGTGATGACTGCAAAAATCAAGACGTGTATGTCAAAAGTCAGACAGCAATTCCTAAAAAATTCAAAGATGGAGCCAATGAAATATTCTTTGTAAACAGTCAGATTCCTGTGATACCAAAAGGAGTGTTTTCTAAAAGCCCTCAATTAAAGAAAATTGAATTTCTCAGCACTTCAACTCACTCTGTAGAGGTTGGAGCCTTTGAGGGTTTGCCTGATATCACGACCATTGAGATATCTGGCACAAACTTGACGTCATTACCTGTGGGGGTTTTTAAGGATCTCAACAACCTTCAAAAACTTGTTCTAAAAAGCAACAAAATCCATAGCCTTGAAAACGGGTTatttgatgatttaaaaaaacttcGAGAATTATATCTGCATATGAATGAGATCAGCTTTATTGAGGAGGGGACGTTTGACAGTTTAGAGAAACTCTCACTTCTCCATCTTGGAAAAAACAATCTTAGTTCTGTATCCACATCTCTTTTTTCCAAACTTAAGGGCTTGACCATTTTCAGGCTTTATGGGAACCAGCTGACTGCTCTACCCGATGGGATTTTTGATAATTTTCCTTATTTAGCAGAGATAGCCTTGAACGACAACCAAATCTCCCTTATACAACCAAATTTATTTCCACACAAAAGTAAATTAACAAAACTCTCTTTGGACCATAATCTTTTAACAGAACTGCAGCAAGATCTATTTGTTGGTTTCTCGTCATTAAAGACTCTAACTCTGCACAACAATCAACTCATCAGTCTTCCTGAAATCCTTTTTGGAGAAATGCCTAAAATAACTGAATTAAGTCTAAGCCATAACAATCTCACTCACTTACCAACTGGAGTTTTCGGGCCACTTAAGAAGCTCAAGAAGTTAGACCTTTCCTCAAACCAGTTTTCAACGATATCTGCAGACTTTTTTGAAGGTCTTGAGAAACTGACCAACCTGAATCTTCAAAATAACAATATAGAGTCATTAAAACAAGAGGACTTTGAAAAACTTAAGTCTCTTTCATCACTCAAACTGGGAAATAATAAACTACAAAGCCTTCCTGGTGATGTTTTTGATGCTCTTCCGAAACTCAGTAAACTGTACCTGAACAAGAACCCATGGCAGTGTGATTGTAACCTGTTGCCATTCTTTGAGTGGATGAAGAACAATGATGACAAGATTAAATCAAAATCTCCAGATGTTTGTGAGTCTCCGAAAAATCTGCAAAATCAATCAATCACCTCTTTAACAGAACAACTAATATGTCTCACGACTTCACCAACTACCACCCCTCTCCTTACAAGTACCATTCCCATGACCACACTGCGCACCACAACTGTCTCAACAATGACTCCAACAACAGCAACTCAACCAACTACAACACAGACAACCACACAAGTCATCAGCACAGCACCAACTACTCATCTCACAACTTTGATATTAACCACAACCGGACTACCTACCTCCACTGCTACAACTACAACTCCGACAACCACAACAGTCCCAACCACAGTATCAACAACTACACTACAACCAACAACTGCCCTCCTGACAACTACAGTGATCCCCACCACACCAACAACGACACTACAaacaacaactacaactactTTAACACCCAGCATGACTACAACAACACCTTTTCTCACCACACATAGTAGTTTCTTCTGTACCGGCTCTCCTCAGCCAACTTTCTCAACACCCACTACCACTTACAAGTACTCATCATGCAAGGAACTGATGATATATTACACTACAATGCTACTGGTGGAAATCTGTTGTACTCTGGTGCTGGCCAGATTCTCTTATACATTATACTGCTCAAACGAGCAAATGGAGAGACTGCACATCCAGGTCAACTTGACCCACTACTCCTATACTAAGTACATTGATGAGACAGAGTCTGTAGCTCTTTGA
- the lrrc15 gene encoding leucine-rich repeat-containing protein 15, whose product MDLVWFIIIGMCVMNGIGSACPENCQCTPSKSICQGFIIKEFPSSIPPTTQTLYISNTSIESLKPADFETFAETLSVFLAKDSRIAVVEPHTFDQTRNVIILGFSGTLLTSLPQDLFQNLKALSTLTLNNNKLKVIQPSLLTPLVDLKKLDLSRNLLTSLPEIAFQGLKKLGKLMLQENAISKLYSSTFQGLNHLNSLFLQQNNLTTLPVGIFDDLVNLEILHLQDNKLTQLPANLFSNLPKLKKLYLSNNRLSLLPSAIFLNLPNLTHISLYGNQLSRLMPGTFGPMPLQELWLYDNMLTDLEENVFNNLTEIRLLVLSRNRIQHISPGAFNGLMELKEISLHTNGLSSIEAGIFKGLPKLANISIENNQIQHIPIKLLDGVSHLHLLELQNNSLPNLPKQFLDSLSIVDNIMVHQNPWRCDHNIIPFRDWLGQNPEKVKNLTSLMCDAPPALNGRNIRELKEDDVTIEDTSGGNAVGQGLSKDKLFIILAIVCTAVIVGIITCVLWRRNKRGSQDLDRQRKRKTNSVI is encoded by the coding sequence ATGGATCTGGTGTGGTTCATAATTATTGGCATGTGTGTCATGAATGGCATTGGCTCTGCGTGTCCAGAGAACTGCCAGTGTACGCCAAGCAAAAGCATTTGCCAAGGCTTTATAATAAAAGAATTTCCATCCTCCATCCCACCAACCACCCAAACCCTCTATATCTCCAACACCAGCATAGAATCATTAAAACCAGCTGATTTTGAAACTTTTGCAGAGACCCTCTCTGTGTTTTTAGCCAAGGATTCGAGAATAGCTGTGGTGGAACCTCATACATTTGACCAAACCAGAAATGTCATTATCTTAGGTTTCAGTGGGACACTGCTAACCTCTCTGCCACAGGATCTGTTTCAAAATCTCAAAGCATTATCAACTCTAACGCTGAATAACAACAAACTAAAAGTTATCCAACCATCTCTTCTAACCCCTCTTGTAGATTTGAAAAAATTAGACCTAAGCAGAAACCTTCTAACTTCTCTGCCAGAAATTGCTTTTCAGGGTTTAAAAAAGCTGGGAAAGCTCATGTTGCAGGAAAACGCAATCAGTAAGCTTTACAGCAGTACTTTTCAAGGACTCAATCATCTCAATTCCCTGTTTCTGCAGcaaaataatttaacaacttTACCAGTAGGCATCTTTGATGACCTGGTAAACCTTGAGATATTGCATCTTCAAGACAACAAACTCACACAGCTACCAGCAAATCTCTTCTCAAACTTGCCAAAGCTGAAGAAACTCTACCTCTCCAATAACAGGTTATCATTGCTTCCCAGTGCAATCTTTCTGAATCTTCCCAACCTTACTCATATTTCACTGTATGGGAACCAACTCAGTAGGTTAATGCCTGGAACTTTTGGTCCAATGCCCCTCCAGGAGCTCTGGCTATACGACAACATGTTAACCGACCTCGAGGAGAATGTGTTTAACAACTTAACTGAGATTCGCCTTTTGGTGCTGAGTAGGAACCGGATTCAGCACATTTCTCCAGGTGCTTTCAATGGCTTGATGGAACTAAAGGAGATCTCTCTTCACACTAATGGACTCAGCAGTATTGAGGCTGGGATATTCAAAGGTCTTCCAAAGTTAGCTAACATATCTATAGAGAACAATCAAATACAGCACATACCCATAAAACTCTTGGATGGTGTGTCCCATTTACATCTCCTGGAGCTTCAAAACAATTCCCTCCCAAACTTGCCGAAACAATTTCTAGACTCTTTGTCCATAGTCGATAATATTATGGTTCATCAAAACCCCTGGAGGTGTGACCATAACATAATACCTTTTCGGGATTGGCTTGGACAGAATCCAGAGAAAGTGAAGAACCTTACTTCTCTGATGTGCGATGCTCCTCCAGCCCTGAATGGTAGAAATATAAGAGAGCTGAAGGAGGATGATGTCACGATAGAGGACACGAGTGGAGGTAATGCTGTTGGTCAAGGTCTGTCCAAAGACAAACTCTTTATCATTCTAGCCATTGTGTGTACTGCTGTCATTGTCGGTATCATTACCTGTGTGTTATGGAGAAGGAATAAGCGAGGAAGTCAAGACTTGGACcgtcaaagaaaaagaaaaacaaactcaGTTATCTAA